The region CCAGGTGCGCGCCGCCCGCGCCAGCGCCGCGGGGATGGCGGCCAGGCGCGAGCTGGCGGCGCGCGCGTTGAGCTTGGCGTAGAGCACGTCGTCCAGGTCCCAGGCCAGCAGGCGCCGCAGCAGCACTAGCGACTCGTCGAAGTACTCGGCGATCATGACGAGCGAGAAAACCTCCTCCACCTGGCGGATGAGGCCCGCCAGGTAGGCGGCGTCGTCGCGCGGGCTGCGCTCATTGTCGCCGCCCAGGTCGTAGGCCAGCGTGTTGTGTGCGAACATGGCGAAGTGCTCGCCAGCGCGGTAGTATGCCTCGGGCGCGCGCAGGAAGGCCTCGAGCGAGGCGTTGGGCACGCGTCGGAAGGCCGGGCAGTACTGGTTGTAGTAGCTGAAGAGCGATTCGAACATGGCAGCCGGCTCGCGCAGGATGGTGACATAGATGGTGCCAGGCGGCATGAGGCGCTCCAGCTCCGCACGGTCGAAGCGCAGGTGGCTGGCCAGCACGTGCGGCGGCCGCGTGGCCGGGTGCACGAAGTGCGCCGAGAAGTTGCGGGGGTAGCAGAACTGGTGCTCGCAGCTCGGGTGCGGCAGGGCCACCGTCAGGTTGTGGTGCTCGGCGAAGCGGAACAGGATGTTCTGCACCGTCGTGCCTGCCGTCTTGTGAGTCTTCAGGAAGGCCACAGTCATGTGCTTGGGGCGCGGTGGCGAGTTCCGCAGAGGAGGGCAGCTCAGGGGGAACAGCTTGGGGTACCTGCCAGGCCCAGGGGGTGTGCGGAGAGGAGGGTGTGAGGGGGCTGCCGCTTGACCCCTGCCCTTACCCAAGGACTGTGGGATGCCCCACAGCGCGGCCCCGCCTGGGCTGCACTCATGGGAAGGTTGAGGGCGGTGCCTGGTAGCCTCTAAGATGCCCCCTATGATCCCTGCTGCCCTCCTGGTATTCACGCCCTTGAGTATTCCCCTCACCTGAGTTAGGCTGGACTTATCATTGCATctaaagaagagaagagggcagaaatgatgggatgtcacttcttAAATTTCATCATAGAAAGACTGTGGCTGGCTAGTATCTTGGTGTCTTTCACTCAATCCGGGATGACAGATGATGGGGGAAGCAAGCTGCCATATAGTGGGCAGCCCTATAGGGAGCTACCACTAAGTGGGAAAAGCCCACAAGGACCTAAGGCCCTCAGTCCACCAGCCGGCTTGAAGACCTGAAGCCTGTCAAAACCacgtgagtgagcttggaagctgATCCCTTCCAATCAAGCCTTCGGATGAGACTGCATCACCAGCAAACACCTTGGTTGCATCCCCATGAAAGACCTTGGTCCAGAAGTTCCCAGTAAGCCACACCTGGCTTCCTGACCCACAATAACAGATGTTTGTGTTTTCAGCTGCTAAGCTTTAAGATAATTTGTTTATGTAGAAATAAACAAGGGACAAAGACCCCtggagatctttgaggaatcccaCTTTGTATATGTAGAAACTGAGGGCCAAAAGGAGAACAATCACTTACACAAAGTCTGGAGACGACTCACATGGTCACTAAATCACTTTTgctctttctcatttttactcTTTAACTGGCTCCTCACTTTGCAGATGGTTGGCACTGGGCTTTGCAGCAACCCATTGTTATGTTTCTCTTGAGGCTTCTAAAgcctcattcattcagtcatcaaatattttttgGGTGTCCACTATGTGCCAGGTTAATGCTAGGTTCAAGAAATACAGTAATATACAAAAACAATCCTAGCCCTCGTGAAGCTTTCATTTCTGTTGCTTCATTCTTAAAACATGGGTGTTTGGGATTTCAAACCAAATTATCTGGCAAGGGGGGCTGGGCGCATTCACACCATTCTCAGGGGCAGACAGTGTAGAAAATGGGGACATGAAGTCTCCGAGAGGTGCAGGGATTTGTTGGGTTCACACAGTGAGTCAGGAATAAGGTTGGGGTTCCCATGAATCACATGGTATCCTGTGTGAGGGTGACTGGCTGTGTCACACATATCATGtctcactttatagatgagaaaactgggactCGGAGAAGTGAGGGGACTTGGCCTTGCCCAGCACTAGGGAAGTTGTGAGAAGTTGTTTCCACTGGGGAAATGCTTAGCTGCATGCTGTGGGGAGTTGAGCTGGATTCGGATCTCAGCTAACTGATTCTGTAACTGTGAGCAAGTCACTCAACCCTTTCACTGAAGAGCAGTCCCTGTCCAGGGAGGCTGTGTGGCCCTAAAGGGAAAGCACTTTCAGAATAGAGGGAAGGAGCAAAGCCTAGCAGGACCCTTCTGGCAGGTGGAAGAATGGGGAGGGGAGCTCCGGCCCCCCTGGGGCCCCGCCCCCTCGCCGGGGCCACGCCCCCTTACCAGCTGAGCTGCGCCCCCTGGTGGATGAGAAGGCTTACGGTGCTGCACCCTAGCACCAGCAGCAGGATTTTCCGGCGGCTCATCATCTTGGTGGCCTGCTGCAGGCGCTGGAGGATGGGTGGCATG is a window of Gorilla gorilla gorilla isolate KB3781 chromosome 9, NHGRI_mGorGor1-v2.1_pri, whole genome shotgun sequence DNA encoding:
- the GAL3ST3 gene encoding galactose-3-O-sulfotransferase 3 isoform X2, coding for MTVAFLKTHKTAGTTVQNILFRFAEHHNLTVALPHPSCEHQFCYPRNFSAHFVHPATRPPHVLASHLRFDRAELERLMPPGTIYVTILREPAAMFESLFSYYNQYCPAFRRVPNASLEAFLRAPEAYYRAGEHFAMFAHNTLAYDLGGDNERSPRDDAAYLAGLIRQVEEVFSLVMIAEYFDESLVLLRRLLAWDLDDVLYAKLNARAASSRLAAIPAALARAARTWNALDAGLYDHFNATFWRRVARAGRACVEREARELREARQRLLRRCFGDEPLLRPAAQIRTKQLQPWQPSRKVDIMGYDLPGGGAGPATEACLKLAMPEVQYSNYLLRKQKRRGGARARPEPVLDNPPPRPIRVLPRGPQGP
- the GAL3ST3 gene encoding galactose-3-O-sulfotransferase 3 isoform X1, which translates into the protein MPPILQRLQQATKMMSRRKILLLVLGCSTVSLLIHQGAQLSWYPKLFPLSCPPLRNSPPRPKHMTVAFLKTHKTAGTTVQNILFRFAEHHNLTVALPHPSCEHQFCYPRNFSAHFVHPATRPPHVLASHLRFDRAELERLMPPGTIYVTILREPAAMFESLFSYYNQYCPAFRRVPNASLEAFLRAPEAYYRAGEHFAMFAHNTLAYDLGGDNERSPRDDAAYLAGLIRQVEEVFSLVMIAEYFDESLVLLRRLLAWDLDDVLYAKLNARAASSRLAAIPAALARAARTWNALDAGLYDHFNATFWRRVARAGRACVEREARELREARQRLLRRCFGDEPLLRPAAQIRTKQLQPWQPSRKVDIMGYDLPGGGAGPATEACLKLAMPEVQYSNYLLRKQKRRGGARARPEPVLDNPPPRPIRVLPRGPQGP